The Cytobacillus oceanisediminis genomic interval ATTTTTGGCGGGTATTTATATGAAATAGAACCAAGATATGCGTTTATCGGGATGGTGGTTTGCACGATACCAGCGGCGCTGCTTGCTTTTGTTTACCGGAGATTGGAAGGGAAGAAAAAAGGGGCGGAAACCAGACAGCTGGTGATCTAACTTTACAAGAAGGCTTAAAAAGGTGATACATGTGTAGCACCTTTTTTATGTTGGCATTAAGGAGGTTTCAAATTGAAAATAAATAAAGGGGTTTTATATATACTTTTAGGTGCATCATTTTTCGGTTTTACACCGATTTTTGCTAAGTTGGGGTTTAGCTACGGCTACTCTCTGGGACAAATTAATATCGTCCAGATGGTTATATCCTTCATTTTGTTATGGGCTTTTACGTTCATTAAGAGGTCCAGTTTCAAAGGGCTAAATACGAAAAATGTGCTGCAAATCATGATGACCGGCTGTTTTGTCGGTTTAACCAGTATTTTTTATTATGGTTCAATGCAGTATCTTCCTGCATCACTGGCCATCATTTTAATGTTCCAGTTCGTCTGGATCGGGATTATTTTAGAATGGATTTCCAGCAAAATAAAACCCTCGCCTGTTACAGTACTAACCATCATTTTAATACTAATCGGGGTCTTTTTTGCTTCGAATATCATAAATGGCGACATCCAGGGCCTTCCATTGAAAGGTTTCATTTTTGGGATTCTCTCCGCGTTCACTTATGCAGGATTTATCTTCTTCAGCGGCAAGGTCGCTGTTCATGTGGATCCCTGGACACGGAGTTCTTTAATGGTAACCGGATCAACCATCCTGGTGCTTATCCTATTTATGGGTGATATCCCGTCTGTGCTGCCTTTGGAGGAAAATCTGCTGACAATTGCCGTCGGTGTTTCATTATTTGGGGCAGTCCTCCCTCCGCTGTTTTTCGCAGCTGGTGCGCCTTTAGTTTCAGGAGGAATCGCCAATATCTTAACCTCCATTGAATTACCGATCGCCATTTTATCAGCCAGCATTATTTTGTCAGAAACCGTAACACCGCTTCAGTGGGCAGGGACGGCGATTATTCTGGCTGCTATTGCTTTTAATGAATTGGGGACAGGCTTTTTCCGGAGTAGAAAGGAAAGTGCCTGACCCGGCACATTTAAAGGATCAGGCACCTGTAATTTTTGATTGAACGGATTCCGGCAGCAGCTGAAAGAACAGCCCTTGATACTTAAGGTCGAGCAGGCCCGCAATCAAAAAAATAATTATTATGAAGAGTACAATCCATGTTTTATTCTTTTTAAGCAATTGGTCCACCTCCATGAATAAGAGCTCCCTCAGCAGGAGCTCTTTTGATTAATACGTTAGTTTATATACGATTTCCCCTTCAATTACCCGGCCATCTGCTTCAAAGCCCAGTTTTTCATATAACCGCTTCGCCAGATTGTTTTCAGGCTCAAAGCTTAAATAAATCACCTTATGCTCCTGATCCTGCTTAATCCGTTCAATCAGCTGCTCCATGGCCGCTTTCCCGCAACCTTTTGACTGGTACTTCACATCAATCATCAGGCGGTAAATCCAATATTCCTTATCGTCGAAGTCCATGCAGTACATCGTAAAGCCCACTAACACATCATCATGATAAATCGCTAAACAAACACACTCTGGAAATGCCTTGGCTTGCGCAAGCGAAAACACATTCGGCGCCACAAACGATTTCTGCTCTTCTGCTACACGCAAATCAATGACATCGAAAAAATTATGCCGGTCTATTTCTCTGAATTCAATCATGTGATCCCCCTGAAATAATTTTCTTTTACCATGGTGCCTCCCCGGACGTTTGTGAAGGAGAAACCTGGAAATTGGCTTTCTGAATTCAGAATTCCACAGATCCAAATGAAAATCCTTCAATGTGAAAACCTTTAGGTTATTGCAGGACAGGATTTTCACTTTCAAGTCACGCTTCCAGTAAACAAAAGAGAGGACAAATGGATCTTCCATAAGCGGTAATGGGAGCAGATAAAAAAGACCACCCAAAAAGACATTTAGCCTATCAAGGTGGTTATAATTATAATGCTTTTATCAATTCATCTGCAGAATTGCACGTTTTGAATCATCTTTGGTTTAATGTTCTTTCAATGAGCAGATCAGCTCACCATGCTGAAGGAACTCTTCTCTTTTAAGCTGCTTCCTGATCTTCTCCAGAATCTTGTGGTACACGCTTTCCTATTCCAAAAGCGAAATAACTGATAACCACAATCCCCAGGAAAACAATACCTGCGATCAGCGAGATCCGGGTATCATCATTCAGCCACATTCCCACTAATACCATTAATAAGAATGCGATGGTTAAATAATTGGTCACAGGAGCAAAAGGCATTTTGAATGGATGCTTGTCCATTTCAGCTCCTTTTGCTTTTCTAAACTTAATTTGACTGATTAAGATGACAAACCATGGAACCATACCTGGAAGAACACTTGCACTGTATACATAGACGAATAAATTTTCTGGTGCAATATAGCTTAAAATAACACCAACCGCTAAACCAATCAGTACACCCATAGTACCGACAATCGGTACACCTTGAGAAGAAATTTTCGTAAAGAATTTAGGTGCCTGCCCATTTACTCCTAACGTATAAAGCATACGACCTGCACTATAAATACCGCTGTTGCAGCCGGACATCGCCGCTGTAATAACAACAAAGTTAATAATTCCTGCAGCAGCAGTGATTCCTACTTTTGCAAAAGTAGCCACAAATGGGCTTCCGACTGATTGAAGCTGATCCCAAGGATATACAGTTACAATCACTAAAATAGCTCCAATATAGAAAATCAAAATCCGCCAAATGATACTTTGAATTGCACTTGTAAGCGTTTTCTTCGGATCTTTTGCTTCCCCTGCTGTAATTCCAATTAGTTCAACGCCTTGATACGCTCCAATAACAAGGGATAAGGCAAAGAAGAAGCCTGTCCATCCACCTGTAAAGAATCCGCCATGTTCCCAAAGATTAGAAAATCCTATTGCCTCTCCTCCATTGCCAATTCCGAAGAAAATAAGTCCAAAACCGGCAATGATCATTAAGATGATCGTTACAACTTTAATCAAGGAAAACCAAAATTCAAATTCACCAAATGATTTTACTGAAATTAAATTCGCCGCTCCCAGCATCAACATAGCAATGAAACCCGGAATCCACGCAGGCAAGTCTGGAAACCAGTATTGCATGTAGGCACCTACGGCAATAATTTCAGCCATCCCGACTATTACCCATTGAAACCAGTTGCTCCAGGCAGTCAAATACCCGGCCAATGGATGAATATACTTATAGCCAAATGTTGCAAAGGAACCCGTGTTAGGCTCTAAATACAACATTTCTCCCATGGCACGCATGATGAAATAGATAAAAATTCCTGCTGTTATATAAGCAAGAAGCACAGACGGTCCTGTCCATTGAATGGTGCTTGCTGATCCCATAAATAAGCCGACACCAATGGTACCACCCAGCGCAATCATCTGAATGTGACGCGATTCTAAGCCTCTCTTCAATTCTTTGTTTGCCACTCCATATCCTCCTAAGTTGAGATTTCAAAATAGTGGTCAAAAAGATTCTTAATCTTGTATTCAAATACTCATTTATAATAATAAATACCGCTAATAATTACAATGGAATATTTTTATAAAAGGCTATATATCAATATTAACATTAGGAAAGAGGCACAAATAATTATTATAGTAAAATACAAAAAGAATTCTGACCTAATCAAAGGCGAGGACTATCACTCCTCTCTATCTATGCAAGTTGCTTAATAACTCTGCATTTAGTTAAATAGGAGTTTTGGCAAGAAATAATGTAAAAAGCACCTGGGTTTCTCAAAAGCCTATATTAAATTAGGAGAATCTCTCACCGTTTATCAGAAGGATAATGATAAACGATTAGCAAATTAATAATATGGTGGCTGAACAGCTGATGAGCAAGAGGGATTAGTGATATGGGTTTTAATCAAATTTAACTTGGAGGGACCGGCATGAACTCAACAAACAAAATGACAACACAAATAGGGGAACGCGAAATTACAGTCACGCGCGTATTTGATGCTCCAGCTGATCTTGTGTTTAATTCTTGGACGAAAGAGGAGCACCTGTCAAAGTGGTGGGGACCACAAGGTTTTACGTTGACTTTTCAGAAATTCGATATGAAACCAGGCGGTACATGGCAATTTATCATGCACGGTCCTGATGGCGTTGATTATCCCAATACCAACGTCTTTGTTGAGGTCGTTAAATCCGAGCGAATCGTCTTCAAACATGATGTGTTTCCCCATTTTCTCGCCACAGCAGTCTTTGAGGATCTGGATGGCAAAACTAAACTCACTTATACCACAATCTTTGAAGAAACTGCCGCTGTATTTGAAAAGGTGAAAACATATGCCGTCCCAGGTGCCGAACAGACTATGAAGCGCTTAGAGGAGCATCTGGGCGGTATGTCTTAATGGCATTCTCCTAATGGTGCCCTTGTAACTCCGTAATGCCTGGAAAACGCCAGGTTTTATCTGGCTCTTCTTATGGACAGAATAAGCGTAATCTCTCTTGCAAACCTTCTAAGATTTCTTTCGGCATTTCCCTGACCTTGATATCCCCACCCAGGAAAAGCATCCAATTGGTTATTTCGGTCAGTTCCTCTGAATTATGAACATTGATAAAAGTCTTCAGAACAGCTGTCGTTTGGTAAGGATTCGTATAGGAAATCGAGACTTTTAAAGGGTGGTATTTTTTGAACTGGGCAATTGCCTGCGGGCCAAGTTCAAGGACAAGGTTGATTACTTCCTCCTGCTTGCTTATTTTTTCTAAAATATTTTTTCTGCTTACTCTTTTTTTCACAGGATAGGGTTCGACATTGGTGAGATTGTCCACGGGGAAAATTTGTTTCTTTTCTTCCTTTAAGTCAAAGCCTTCAATCAGCCAAATGCTTTTTTCACGATAAAGTTGCAAGAGATAAATGGGATATGACCTAATTCCATTTTCTTCGTTGATGGTAATCAATAAATAGCTATCCAAAAGAAGGGTTTGAATAAGTTTTTCCAGCATCGGGTGAGGGAGGTCCGACAGTTCAAGCAGGTCGGGATTATT includes:
- a CDS encoding GNAT family N-acetyltransferase, with product MIEFREIDRHNFFDVIDLRVAEEQKSFVAPNVFSLAQAKAFPECVCLAIYHDDVLVGFTMYCMDFDDKEYWIYRLMIDVKYQSKGCGKAAMEQLIERIKQDQEHKVIYLSFEPENNLAKRLYEKLGFEADGRVIEGEIVYKLTY
- a CDS encoding amino acid permease, with protein sequence MANKELKRGLESRHIQMIALGGTIGVGLFMGSASTIQWTGPSVLLAYITAGIFIYFIMRAMGEMLYLEPNTGSFATFGYKYIHPLAGYLTAWSNWFQWVIVGMAEIIAVGAYMQYWFPDLPAWIPGFIAMLMLGAANLISVKSFGEFEFWFSLIKVVTIILMIIAGFGLIFFGIGNGGEAIGFSNLWEHGGFFTGGWTGFFFALSLVIGAYQGVELIGITAGEAKDPKKTLTSAIQSIIWRILIFYIGAILVIVTVYPWDQLQSVGSPFVATFAKVGITAAAGIINFVVITAAMSGCNSGIYSAGRMLYTLGVNGQAPKFFTKISSQGVPIVGTMGVLIGLAVGVILSYIAPENLFVYVYSASVLPGMVPWFVILISQIKFRKAKGAEMDKHPFKMPFAPVTNYLTIAFLLMVLVGMWLNDDTRISLIAGIVFLGIVVISYFAFGIGKRVPQDSGEDQEAA
- a CDS encoding helix-turn-helix transcriptional regulator, yielding MKKVERINVMMRYINNRAHFTISEIMREFNISRSTAIRDIREIEAMGMPLVAEVGRDGGYFVMNNSVLPAVRFTDNEIKALFLAFMATRNQQLPYLKSRQSLAEKLLGLISENQQEDLVLLNQILLFEGTNPNNPDLLELSDLPHPMLEKLIQTLLLDSYLLITINEENGIRSYPIYLLQLYREKSIWLIEGFDLKEEKKQIFPVDNLTNVEPYPVKKRVSRKNILEKISKQEEVINLVLELGPQAIAQFKKYHPLKVSISYTNPYQTTAVLKTFINVHNSEELTEITNWMLFLGGDIKVREMPKEILEGLQERLRLFCP
- a CDS encoding EamA family transporter, translated to MKINKGVLYILLGASFFGFTPIFAKLGFSYGYSLGQINIVQMVISFILLWAFTFIKRSSFKGLNTKNVLQIMMTGCFVGLTSIFYYGSMQYLPASLAIILMFQFVWIGIILEWISSKIKPSPVTVLTIILILIGVFFASNIINGDIQGLPLKGFIFGILSAFTYAGFIFFSGKVAVHVDPWTRSSLMVTGSTILVLILFMGDIPSVLPLEENLLTIAVGVSLFGAVLPPLFFAAGAPLVSGGIANILTSIELPIAILSASIILSETVTPLQWAGTAIILAAIAFNELGTGFFRSRKESA
- a CDS encoding SRPBCC family protein — translated: MNSTNKMTTQIGEREITVTRVFDAPADLVFNSWTKEEHLSKWWGPQGFTLTFQKFDMKPGGTWQFIMHGPDGVDYPNTNVFVEVVKSERIVFKHDVFPHFLATAVFEDLDGKTKLTYTTIFEETAAVFEKVKTYAVPGAEQTMKRLEEHLGGMS